DNA from Flavobacterium aestivum:
TCCATTTTCGATCAATTGGTATTCTCCAGCAACCAAATCTTCGTAGAATTGGCCATTTCTTGAAGTCATGATGTTTTTTTGCAATTTTATTTTAAATGAAGTAGTACCATTGGTATATAAATAAGTACCATCATAGCCGCTTAACACATTTTTGGTGTCTTTGTAGTAAGCCCCCTTAACAGTGTTAAACATTGATATATCCGTAATATCAAGCACTGGACTTTGTGCCATACAGCTGTTTAGAAGAATAAAAAATACTGCAATATTAATATAGTTTTTCATAATTATTTGTTGTTTATGTACATGGTACAAGGGTTGCTTTATTTGTCGCTTTATTAATTTCTAGTTTATTCCATTTGGTAAGGGCGTCATCTGCTTTGTAAATGGTTATCCCAAAAGAGCCAAATTGCTGTAGAAAACTCTCTTCTAGTGCTCCATTACTTTTATCATATAGAGCTGCTTGGTCATCATGAATTTTTTTAATTTTCTCATCGTCTGTCGGACTATTATATTTAGGATCATTCCAGACCATATTTACTTTACTGCTTAATGTAGCAATGTCATCCACTCTAATAGCGTAAGTATTTACTTGTCCTGCATTATTTTTAGCAATCACCATTAAAAAAACATCTTCTTTTCTGCTAGGGCTTGCCTCATTATAGGCATCATTTAGAAGTTTTACATCTCCATAAGAAAACATGGCGTAACCCTTTTTTGGATGAGAATGTGCCCCACCAATATAAGTAGAACCTGTTGATAATGAAAATGAAAATTCGTCAGACGATACTATCTGTATGTATTCATATTTAAAAGTCTCATCAGGATTCATAGTTTTTTTTACTTCTACTCCAAACTCTTTATCATTCACGGCAGCCATTACTTTTGCTTTTAACCAATCTATACTTGGTTTCATATTACCTGCTTTTGTAACATCTGTTATGTCTTTCATTTTATTACAAGGATCAACTGGTTTTGGAGTGGGAGCTGAACCACCGCCTCCATTGCCTCCAACGGGTGAAGTATAACCCCCTGGAGTTGTTCCTCCGGTTACTGGATTGCGAGGCATATAGACTACCGGAGTTCCAGTGCCGGGAGTGGTGATAACAACTGGTCTTAACGGTATTGGATTTCCGCCACCGCCATCTGTATTGCAATCCCCATCTTGACAAGGAAGAATAGGTGGTGCTTTACCAGTAACTTTGGTTTGTGCAATTCCATTTTCTACTACCTGATTATCTACAAATTTAGCAGCTTTTATAAATCCCGTCTTTAAATCCCAAGTACTCATATATCCGTTAAAATTTCCTCCATCGATAGATTGGCTATTGGATGGAGCATTCTTGTCTGGATATATTTCAAACAAAAGAGCTTTATAATTACGTTCTCCTAATTTGTAAATATACAATTCCTGCGACCAGATTTCATCAGGATTTTTCTTTGATTCAATAACTGGTACAATAATCGTCTGTGTTCCGTCTACTGATTTTGTAATGCTCGCTTCACTCCAGTCATATTCTAAATCTTGAAATAAATCATAATTGCTACCATTAGATTCATATTCCTTAAACCATCTTTTGGCTGATGAAATTGTTTTTTCCTGATATCCTTGCTCATCCATTTCTAACTTTTCGGCTTCGCAATTTACCATCAGTATAGCAATACTAAAAACAAAAATAGCCTTAATTGCATTTTTAATTCTCATTCTTATACTTATTTCACCTTTTCATTTCGCATTTTGCTGGGCTGAATCGGTTTTTTGTTAGTCCCATGTTTCATTAAGTCTATAAATGATTCAATCATTCATTAAATCTCTTCATTATTTCTTGTCATTGTTCTTAGCAATATAAACAGTATTAAGCTACTTTTTTTATTAAAAAAGAACGAAAATACGTATTTTTTATTCAACATCAGTCTTTAATCTTAATTTTAAAAAAAATAAAAACCTGAAAATCTTATACTTGTAAAACCTTTAGACAAACAATGTTGTCACTTCTTGCACAGAAGCTGGTTCTTGAAATGGGTTTTGAATAGCTCACATTCTTACTCCAAAAACAGTTTACTGCTTGTACTAAAGCATTTTTGGACAATAATGCCGTATTGTTCGTAGTTTTCATAATTTGATTTTTTGGTTGATACTTATCCGAAAAATTGTATTTTTGTTTACTACGTGCAAGTAAAGAAGATGATATTTCTTATAAAATCATTTTTGAATGTATCGTACAGAATCAAATATGTTTTTTACATATTGCTTTTTTTTATTCCTAATTATTATCTTTGACTCTATGAGCACACTAACAAAACCAAATCATATAGGGCGAAAAATTAGCCGTATTCGCGAACTTCGAGACATGAAGCAAGAAGCTTTAGCACAGGCTTTAGGAACTAATCAACAGGCAATATCTGCTATGGAGAATAGCGAAACCATAGATGATGAAAAACTTGCAGAGATTGCAAAAGCTCTGGGAGTAACTGTAGAAGCAATTAAAAATTTCTCTGAAGAAGGTGTAATAAATTATTTTAATAGTTTCAATGACACAAAAAATAGTCAGGTTAATTTTGGAAATCATTGTACTTTTAATCCATTAGACAAACTAATGGAGTCAGTTGACGAGAATAAAAAATTGTATGAAAGACTTCTTCAAGCCGAGAAAGACAAAGTCGAATATTTAGAGAAATTACTAAAAGGGAATAACCTTTTATAAAAATATAAGAACAAAAAAAGAGACCTATGTGGTCTCTTTCTTGTTTTTAGAATATGTATCAATTTTCAGGACTAGACATATACAACGACATTTAATCCTTGTATTCTTTTACCGCCTTCTTAAAAGCATCCCATTCTGTTAGTGTTAACAAATGCTTCTTACTTATCTTTTTTCCTTTTATATATTCAAGAATGTATTTGGCTCTTTCTTCTGATTCGGGATGAGAATTCACCCAAGACAATGCACTTTCCAATTTATTATCAAAAGACATATTATACAGAAAATCGGCTAATGGCGCAGGGTCCACTTTAGCCTTCAGCATATATTCAACACTGGCGATATCTGCTTCTTTCTCAAGAGTGCGGTCATACGCCGATGAGGATAGCGTATGCATAATTTCACGAATAACACCGTTATTATTATTATTACCTGTGGTTATCTGCATCAATACGGAAAACCCAATCTCTTTTGACAACTTTTTCATCACGTGATTGTTCTCGATATGAGCGATTTCATGCCCTAAAACCCCTATCAAAGCTTGTTCGTTCTTCGACTCCTCGATTAATCCCGAATACACTACCAAATGTCCATCAGGCAGTGCAAAAGCATTAACTTCGTCTTTCTTGATAATATGTATCTTCAAGCTATCGCGTTCAATTCCGTTTTCTTTACACAATGGTTTTAATAATTTGTCTAACGATTTCGTAATCGAATCATTTACCACTATATCTTCGGTAGTTTTTATTTGGTCCCAAATCATATCACCAACCCCTTTCTCGGTAGCGCTTTTGGCTTTTTCGATTTTAAAAAATGTGATAAAATCAATTTGAGACAACAAAAACCAAATCCCAAAAAAAGTGACTACTATTGATAATCCTTTAAATAGTGCTTTCATAATTGGTCTTACAGATTAAATTAGTAATATCCGAAAAGAAATACATTTCTATATGATTTCCTTTTCTGGTTTGTGTGGCCAAGTAAAGCGTAAAAAAAAATTCAACTACATTGAACCCCACAATGGTAATTATGTATGCGATGTATCTGTTTGTCACCTCTCCACCATCAAAAATAATAGACACAGTCCACCAAAATCCCACGGTATTAAAGAAAAACATCCCCAATTGAGCCAGCAAAGCCTGTGTACAATGCCATTTTACAAAAACAGTACTTTTTCTGTTTCCCAAATAAAAGAAAACGGATGCCAATAAATTCAATATGGGTAAAGGCAATCCGCATAAAACTACCACGAGCGACATCAAATAACTATTGGACGCTCTTTCCAACTCACTTTCGTAAGGCTTATAATTAAATTTTTGCGTTGCAATCATAGCTGTTTGTATATATTCCATATCCAGTTGAGAATTACCAATATAATCAACGGAATGAAAATTTCTATTTTTTGAATTAACTTTTCGACTTTAAGATAAAAATCATAAAAAGATTTTTTCTTGGTAATAAGATCCCGAATGATCCATACCGGTGAAACAATCATGATTCCAGCCACCAGGATTCCAAAAGGATTTAGAAACAACGACTTTACAATTTCTCCATTAAACAGAAAAGAAACTGCTCTGGTCGTACCACAAGATGGACATGGCAAACCGGTTACTCTTTTAAAAATACACACCGTCAAATCCAAACCTGAATTTTTTATGGGTGCAAATTCCAAAAAGAATAACCAACTATACCCTAAAAAACAAGCAAATAAAATCAGTATATAAAGCTTGTTCTTAAACATATTTTAAAAAAATGCATTATTAAAAGCAGCTGCGTTTTTCTCTCTTGTAGCTCCTTGAATCAAAAACCAATCTACTATTGTCCAAACCATAAAACCACCACAGGTAAGTAACTTTCCAACACCCATTCCGGTATCACCAATATAAAAACGATCAATCCCATATGCTCCTGCAAAAATCGAAATTAACAATGCCGTAGTTGGATCTTTAAATTGCGTTAACTGTAATCTTTGCCATTGGCTTTCGTCTAAACTTAATAATTTTTCTCGAATGGTACCTAAATGATGTGCTTCAAAATACTTAGCGTTCATCATCATGAACATGTCAACTTTTTGTGAATCCATTATAATAATTTGGTTAAAGATTTATTTCCTACTCTATTTTGGATTTTCGGATACTCCATAATTTTGTCAATATATAAATATTAATAGAAACATCTTATTTAAAAATTAAATATGCCATAAAAAATCCCGTCTCGCCAAAAAGACGAGACGGGATTGTTATTTGATCTATTTTTTAAAACCAAGCTTTCTTTCCTACCTGATACGTTTGGTAAAAATCTTCATCGGTTTTAGTCAAATAAATAATTCCTTCTATTAGGCCAATTATACCGCCAATTCCGCAAGTAACCACTCCTAAAATAAGCTGAATTATTCCTTCTTGTGTATATCCCAAAATAAATTTGTGCACTCCAAATCCTCCTAATACGATTGC
Protein-coding regions in this window:
- a CDS encoding helix-turn-helix domain-containing protein, with the translated sequence MSTLTKPNHIGRKISRIRELRDMKQEALAQALGTNQQAISAMENSETIDDEKLAEIAKALGVTVEAIKNFSEEGVINYFNSFNDTKNSQVNFGNHCTFNPLDKLMESVDENKKLYERLLQAEKDKVEYLEKLLKGNNLL
- a CDS encoding TM2 domain-containing protein; this encodes MDSQKVDMFMMMNAKYFEAHHLGTIREKLLSLDESQWQRLQLTQFKDPTTALLISIFAGAYGIDRFYIGDTGMGVGKLLTCGGFMVWTIVDWFLIQGATREKNAAAFNNAFF
- a CDS encoding DUF2752 domain-containing protein translates to MFKNKLYILILFACFLGYSWLFFLEFAPIKNSGLDLTVCIFKRVTGLPCPSCGTTRAVSFLFNGEIVKSLFLNPFGILVAGIMIVSPVWIIRDLITKKKSFYDFYLKVEKLIQKIEIFIPLIILVILNWIWNIYKQL
- a CDS encoding TM2 domain-containing protein; the encoded protein is MENSKQETWNTPNMQMPKENKKVLAGVLAIVLGGFGVHKFILGYTQEGIIQLILGVVTCGIGGIIGLIEGIIYLTKTDEDFYQTYQVGKKAWF
- a CDS encoding M48 family metallopeptidase — encoded protein: MKALFKGLSIVVTFFGIWFLLSQIDFITFFKIEKAKSATEKGVGDMIWDQIKTTEDIVVNDSITKSLDKLLKPLCKENGIERDSLKIHIIKKDEVNAFALPDGHLVVYSGLIEESKNEQALIGVLGHEIAHIENNHVMKKLSKEIGFSVLMQITTGNNNNNGVIREIMHTLSSSAYDRTLEKEADIASVEYMLKAKVDPAPLADFLYNMSFDNKLESALSWVNSHPESEERAKYILEYIKGKKISKKHLLTLTEWDAFKKAVKEYKD